TTGATTGTAGAATTTTTACTTTCATATTCTTGTAATgtttttccttttatttGAACTATACATCCagtaaaagtatatatagaaaatttttCGTTATATCCAAAATAATAGTCTTTATCGACTACTAGCTCTTTTCCAAATATTTCAGCTACACACAtttgtgtatttttatcttcacTATTATTTCCTTGAATTGGTAATAttctaatttttatacattcttcattttcttcattttttaatggtTTTTCAAGGGTAACTATCCGAAGTTCCCTATACATTttcaaatgataaattCTGGTGTTATTTGCATtctccatatttttttatcctataaaattgtctttattattttttttttatcttccaAAAAAAACGTCTGTAATTAGCTACTTATTGCGTAaactattttatgaaaaaaaaaatccatGAGCatgttcatattatttttatcctGATAAAAACACTTATTCGCATACTTATTTgcataattaaatatagttAGAGAAGAAATATGTATACTATTTTTCCAGTCTTGTGTAATTCTACTCGTACATGATGGAATcctcatatatatatattgtcccctaaatatatgtattctactatttgaaaatatccTTTATTTCGCTATTCGCATTGTACATAACTTTTTGCAAAATTACCTGAATGTTCATACAAATTGggttttatcttttttttcagtttGACAGCAATAAAAAAGGCGAGAAGGAAAAGGAGAATTTGGTTGCTCTACTGTTCGCAGATCAATatgtgataaaaaattatttataatttttttctcttcacctttttatttctttttttttcatttcatcCTTAttccaaaatataaattttaccTTAAAGATACATGTACAtgtcataatttttttttagaaaatttatCACATTTAAATATGCGCTATTAAAAGTGGTATAATTTATGCACGTTcagaaaatttatatctatatataaaacgGATATATATGATGTTTTTTTCTCGGTTGCCTTTTGATGATTTGcttaaaaattgaaattaaaatattattatttttttactgtttttataattcaatttttttcattattttttatattatattttttcattgtgGAGTTATAaagatgatataaaaaattgctCGAATTGTAATATGTTACAGTAGCCACTCCCACTGATAgcctatatatacatgcttATTGTTTATGGTattgatatttatttatttattttacaacaTATTCTACGGTTACATACATGCAGAACCATGCTTAGCCTCAAAACATTcagtaattttttttaaaaacgaaaaaaataaataaaaacatggAACCTAATGACGATAAGATTATACACTTTTCGGAAGATAATAACaaaacagaaaaaaaaataataataatattagagGGTGCCTGTTTACAATTGATCGAAATAAAACCATATATCTATGAACTAgctaataatacaaaacataaaaatatattattaaagggaaaaaatgaagacaatataaaaaattatagacCTGATATTTTACATCAATGtttaatacatttattaGAAAGCccattaaataaatatgggatgttacaaatatatataaaaacacaTGATAAccaattattttatgtttcaccccatttaaaaatacctaaaacatataatcaATTTGAATCATTAATGGTCActtttttaagaaaatataaaattaaagcaaatgaaaaaaatatatatttattaaaaattataaaaaatgattataataatattttaccaactaatggaaaaaaaatagctttATCATTAAAAGGCGAAAAAGTTAATTTACCTGACTATGTTCAGAATTTTAAAGATGAACAAATAcctataacattttttataggaGCTGTAGCATATTCTAACCCAACTATGAATTTAGATATTATTGATCAAAGCATAAGTATTTCAGAATATAGTTTAAGTGCTGCTACTTGTTGTTCTTCGATATGTTCTGAGTTTGAAAATTTGTGGAAATTATTCTGAACAGTTTACagaaaaatcaaataaattatgtatgTACATGCATAAATAAAGTACGAAAATTGAATAACCTCagacaatttttttttttaattattccCTTTATTGTCATTTAGGCTAAAGAATTATTACCTAATCTTTGCATATACCTCgttttaaatacatattacaatttgtttcataaattaaattattttattttttatgtacaaTTGCACACACAAtttgtgcatatatttttttattaatttttttgtatatatatagctatACTTGTAATTTTTGCttacatatatgtgtgtgcgTTAAATTGTCTGGCAACACACaaaatttttgaatttaaaacttttgaaataatatttgctttttatttagaaattaaaaaaataaaaaagttaaaaaattgaagtctaatttaaatatatcaaaacgTAGcactataaaataataatattcgaagctacacacatataatgctcataatatatatagagaaaagagaaaaaaacataactTCAGCATTTCTACATATACTAAAATTggcattttatataacaattATTATACGCACCACAcgcatacatatatatatgtgtataatatacatataaggCATGGCACTATTTGGGAGGCAACTTAAGCTTtcctttttcttcttccGCCTCGTGCCTGACTTGGTCATAATTTTATCGAATGTATATTTCCATAGTATTTACAACATTTgcaatttttacaatttttttttatataaaatgaaaaataaatattatatatatatagatagatcatatacatataaattttaacgGCACTAAAAAAGcatctttttcataaaaaaaaatgttttaataaaataggaATGCAAAAGTGAaacgaagaaaaaaaatgatatacattttgggaatttcaattttttttattttaaatataagtccaattaaaaaaaagaaaataaaataaagaatgaaaaaaaagtaaatgataataaactAAAGGGTAGAAAGAATTGTAAGAATAAAACACATACACATTAAgtcttcatatatatatatacaattagtatattataacatatatatatattttttttttataattttaaaatagtaagacaaaattatgtttttttttttggaaagTATCTCCATAGCCATGAAAAAATACCTTGGCCACTTCCactatcattttttttatcagaGTTTGCTTTTGATTTATCTGTAGATgcatcttttttatttgggtCGTTAGGATTTGAACCttcattttctaattttttttgaggAGAACTTTCATCAGGCCTTTTAGGTGGTACTACTACTTTATTTGGTGGTGTTTTTGTAATtactgttttttttacgGGTTGATAAAATTcctaaaaaagaaaaagagcGAAACAGATATGGCATTGTGATATGATGGCATGATGACACGATGGCATGGCAAAGCTAAGCGTTCGCACGGAATGAAACTGATAAACATACGCAATCGAAAAAAACGATGCAAATGTAGCAATATTCCTGattttgcatttttcaCAGCATATGAAACTATTATAACAAATAGCTATATGCAAGATGTGATTCATGCATAACAGCAAATTTATGCACAATTCATAAAACATAAACAAATCacaacattttaaaataaaacgcTTAGACATATAAATAGGAATCAATACTATTcctgttttattatatatatataaacaaatgaatTTTGTGCACAAAGGTATAAGTCCTAAGTAATCAAACATcgacaaaatataaaacactcgaatatatatatatgtgcatatattatgcatgTATGTATTACTTCTTCTTTAGAA
This sequence is a window from Plasmodium chabaudi chabaudi strain AS genome assembly, chromosome: 7. Protein-coding genes within it:
- a CDS encoding ribosomal RNA small subunit methyltransferase NEP1, putative, encoding MEPNDDKIIHFSEDNNKTEKKIIIILEGACLQLIEIKPYIYELANNTKHKNILLKGKNEDNIKNYRPDILHQCLIHLLESPLNKYGMLQIYIKTHDNQLFYVSPHLKIPKTYNQFESLMVTFLRKYKIKANEKNIYLLKIIKNDYNNILPTNGKKIALSLKGEKVNLPDYVQNFKDEQIPITFFIGAVAYSNPTMNLDIIDQSISISEYSLSAATCCSSICSEFENLWKLF